The Acanthochromis polyacanthus isolate Apoly-LR-REF ecotype Palm Island chromosome 10, KAUST_Apoly_ChrSc, whole genome shotgun sequence genome includes the window AAACTGCCTAGTCATAATGAAGCTTCTCTCAAAAACATTATGCCATGATTTCAAGTAATTGTAGCGCTTGTAGATCCGTTTAAGTAATTCCCTCCTTCCTTGCTCTTGTTCCTGTGTAGAGGCCCTGCAGCAGTGCTGTGATCTGTCCCAGCTCTGGTTCAGAGAGTTCTTCCTGGAACTCACCATGGGACGCAGAATCCAGTTCCCCATCGAGATGTCCATGCCCTGGATCCTCACCGACCACATCCTGGAGACCAAGGAGCCTTCCATGATGGAGTAAGACAGGCCGATCGACAAGCTCAGATTGTGTTTGCACCTCTTAAAACAAGCTGTCTCCTAACTGCCGTTGTCCCTCCTCCAGATATGTGCTGTACCCACTAGACTTGTATAACGACAGTGGCTACTACGCTCTGACAAAGTTCAAGAAGCAGTTCCTTTATGATGAAATCGAGGCTGAGGTAAGGTCCAGTCGCTTGAAGTAATCTTTAGCCATAACAGTTCTCTTTAAAAACAGAacctcagaatgtttttttatgcttttaggTAAACCTCTgctttgatcagtttgtctaCAAGTTGGCAGACCAGATATTTGCCTACTACAAAGCAATGGCCGGAAGGTAGAACAAGAAACTTCCTCTTTATAAATGTTGGAGTTATTGGCAGAAATCGCAGCAGTCTTTTGCAAAATTTTCCTAAATAATATTCCATGTGCTCCGCAGTGTCCTCCTAGATAAGCGCTTCAGAGCGGAGTGTAAAAACTATGGCGTAATCATCCCGTACCCTCCATCGAACCGCTACGAGACGCTGCTCAAACAGAGACACGTACAGGTACCTGAAACATCCAGTGTCATTATTTGTGCTGCTTCTGATCCACAAGAATAACCAAAAACGAGCACTTTATTTGCCTGTTCTATTGTTGCTCCGAACCTTTCATCCTGTGCCTTTCAGCTGCTGGGTCGCTCGATTGACCTGAACCGCCTGATCACCCAGAGGATCTCAGCAGCCATGTACAAGTCTCTGGACCATGCCATCAGTCGCTTTGAGAGCGAGGACCTCACCTCCATAGTGGTAAGATCACACATCATGGACACGTAAGCTTTTCCTTTGTGTTTGCGCTCGTCCGCTTTCTCACCCCGCCTCCTAACCTCTGTACAGGAGCTGGAGTGGCTGTTGGAGATCAACAGGCTAACCCATCGACTCCTGTCCAAGCACATGACGCTGGACAGCTTTGACGCCATGTTCCGTGAGGCCAACCACAACGTCTCCGCTCCCTATGGACGTATCACGCTTCACGTCTTCTGGGAACTCAACTTCGATTTCCTCCCTAACTACTGCTACAACGGATCCACAAACCGGTCAGTTTGATGCTGCATATTTGAGGCATGTCccgtttttgtttgttcttttgtgtttcactttccTTTTTTCCCGCCTTCAGATTTGTACGTACCGCTATTCCCTTCACCCAGGAGCCTCAAAGAGACAAGCCAGCTAATGTGCAGCCTTACTACCTGTATGGGTCCAAGGTATGTTGctatatgacatttttatttgatatttcaGGAAAGATTTTCTCAAAAGCTTGTGTACATGTAAAGGAAGCCACCCTTCCCACCGCTCCAGATTAACACTGTTTCTGTTGCTTCTTTTCTCCTCAGCCTCTGAACATTGCCTACTCCCACATATACAGCTCCTACAGAAACTTTGTTGGCCCGCCTCACTTCAAGACCATCTGCCGCCTCCTTGGTTACCAAGGCATTGCCGTAGTGATGGAGGAGCTGCTTAAGATTGTCAAGAGCCTGGTATTTATCTTCATTTTCCATCCCGAAGAACATGTTGCCCTCCCCCTCAGCTCTGGATGCAAAGAGTTATTATTCTCCTTCCTCTTTGTGCCCTGTCTTCCCATTGCCTGCTGTGATCTATCTGTCTTCTCTGTCACATTACAGTTACAGGGCACCATACTGCAGTATGTAAAAACCCTGATAGAAGTCATGCCCAAGATCTGCCGCCTTCCACGCCATGAGTACGGCTCCCCAGGTGAGCTTTTTTTTGACTCCTGGAAAGTCAAATATAGCAATTTCTCAAAAGAACACTAGCAAATATATGGATGTAAAGTCTCACTAAGATTAAAAACTACCTTTGTCCATAACTAATCACTTGCTATCACAAGATAGCAGGATGCTGCCAATGTGCCTTGGCATTAGCTATGTTTTTACTATGCAGGTGACCatgttttaacttttttttttttttttttacacattttgaggtatcaaaccaaaaaaagatgcaggAAATAGTAAAATTCCTCCCCCAAATTCCTCAGTTTTGCAAGGAAAGTTTCTTTGCTCGCTTGAAATGCTTCgctgctttaaaaaataactagTTAACATGCTTCGTTGGAAATAGAAACACCTTGACCGAATAAGTTCTGAGGTAGCGCATATTTTACTTGCATGACTGATCGTCTGTTTCCGCTTCTAGAAACTCTGCACAGCTTGAAATATGACTGCTACAAGCTGacatagaaaataattacagcTTGTTCGATTGAACAGAATTACTGAAGACctctttccattttttctgTCATAGATAGCCAAGGCAacaggttttgtttgttttttgttcttcaaGGGCTTTTTTAGCAGTTGGAAAGCAACTACTTTTGTTGCTGGCTCATGGCCTCTGCTTCGGCTGTTTATTACAGTCGTGCATAATGTAGCCCATTATATTCCCTCCAAACTAGTTAATGGAAGCAAGACTTTTCCCATTTTATTCCCATTTTCgtgcttatttttttatttttttacaacatttctgTCCAAGTTAGACTTCGCTTTGCAATTATATGGCAACACGACTAATATCAGTCTGCTGGTTAATTCGTTGTTCAGTCTCATTGAGTTTCACATGTtggaaataaaatagaaaaatcttAATAAATGTCTGACTGATTGCTATGAAACCTCTTGGCACAAAACCTCATGTCCTGTTAGGATGATTAACAATCATTTTAGTGACCCTCAAATGTTTAATGTTGTGCCAAACCATTGAATAAAAATTTCAAAGTATTatcaaaaatttgcaaaactaatGACAGTCCACTCAACCTCTGCTGTATGGTGTGTTATGCCAGAGTGCGAACATACTAAAGTAAGATGCTGGAGATGGTAAAAAGTTTAACTGGTTAGCAGCAGCATCTTAGCATCGTCATTGTGAgcgtcattgttttgttttaccagAACGCACTGTGGTCTCTACATACAGCCTCACAGAGCGGCTACACGctgtatgtttaaaaaaaataatttatttatatatatatatatatatatatatatatatatatatatatatatatagacacacacacatacacataactctgccaccaAGGAatatggcagagttatgtgacgattggcatacatttgtctgtttgtctgtctgtgtgcaacattactcaaaaacggacgaacagatttggataaaattttcaggaaaggtcagaaatgacacaaggaacaccTCCTTAGACTTTGGCAATGATgtggcttgtagtctggatccatggatttgtttaagatttctgtatcattgtgagatagcgtcactgtaactaggacaacaagtgaacactacgtcagctgcctgctgatgatcacatgattgcaattcTACTGAAagtccaccgctgcagacttattgggacttatccatcagaaatgatacaaggactgagcagccttggtggggtactgcactctctgagtgcttttcttgtttgtttctgtcacatttttactccctGTAGGCCCATTTTTCACtacagtataaagtcctgcacctttatgtTGCTAATAGTAAATAAAAAGTAACCCAACATTCTATAGCTATACTGGCATGTACATTTATGTTTATCCTTTCATACTTTTGAgctctgtataaacacagcctgcagttcagccgagcaGTCGCTGACTTTTTGCGAACTGAGCACTGCCTGCAGCTAAGTCACTAATTTCTTAACGTTGTTAAAGGTTTCAgaatttttggtgctttttgcAGAATTTATTTTGTGTAAACCGTTTATTTCTGGCAACTTTATAAATTGGCACAgataagtagttcaaggacctaCAGAAAGTTGGAAATCCAACGTTTCTTTCGAAGTTTGCAGTTTCTAACTGTGGTACATTGTcttaatttgatgtttttttttgtctgtatttcatTGATAAATTCACTGCACTTCTATGGATGCTGTGCAGTTTCATTCCCATTTTCCTCCCAGCTCAGAGCTCCTCCACTCACTTTGGTTGTGTAATCATGCACAAACTGCCTCTGTAACTGCATTCAGGGCGTGAAAACAATAAATTGTGCAGAAATAAGACTCAGCTATAACTTGGAGCGGCAATAAAACAATAACTTGCTGAGAACAAATGAATTGCCACAGTATACAGTTAAGAAGGGTATAATGAGCCTTTGGGGACACAGTGTAAAAAAGTGGCATCTCTGCTGCAAAGAAAATCAAGTTGGAGATATGctgattaaaatataaatacgtTAGGTGTTAGAgttgatttctttttcttgtcagtGTGTGTAATAAAGACAACAATGTGTAAAAATCCCGACATGAAAAAATGCCTCTTTAAAGCACCAACGGTGTCTTACTTCTCTACTTGCCTGCATCTTTGTATATTTCCTGACCTGCCTTCATGCATTTTGGCGAGAGCCAAGCGTGCAGATTAGAGCTAGTCAGATGGAATATCCCTATGAGGAGGGTTTAGTAATCTGTAGATTACTGATGTTCTGTACTCTGTGTTCTGTACCTGGCTTATTGCCTGTGATCTTACTGTCAGCAGTTAATGATCCTCCTGTCCTCTGCTGTGAGGGCTTGATGCTTCGACCAAATGTGGGTCAGAGCGGCCGGGCAAACCCGCTGACATCAACCTGAATCATCCCGGCAGCGATAGATTACCAGTGACATAATGAGGCATTAATTGGCACTTACCTCCCTGCGATATGTTTGATCACAAGAGAATGTagattttgtctgtgtttttggtaaaatgtgtatttaacaGGATATCCCGACTGTATTTTCTCATCTCTGCCATTCCAGGTATCTTGGAGTTCTTCCACCACCAGCTCAAGGATATCATTGAGTATGCTGAGCTGAAGACAGATGTCTTCCAGAGCTTAAGGGAGGTGGGAAACGCCATCCTCTTCTGCCTGCTCATCGAGCAAGCTCTGGTAggacttttcttttgttttcaaaatcccaTGTTGCTCTTACTACACCCCTGTTcccttctccctctcttttatttgttgctttctttgctttcttgCCACCTTAATTGTCTCCCCTGATTCTACTGCCTCCCCAACCCCTCCTCTGATTATTCTTTCTGTGCTCCAAGATCATGTTCAATGAACAAAACTACTGATGTGATGCTGTTTTAACTGCCATTGTTTATGTGGGTGATCAGTACCCTGGGTGCCTGAAGGTTTATGCCCAGTCTACGATATTTATTCACTTGCTTATTTGAATATTGTGCTTGGAAACATTCAGGTTCCCAGTCCATGTGTCCTTAAGTGTGTTTGAtctttgatgtattttttttttttttctgaaatgcaacTCTATTTTTCATTACACGCTGGCAACTACCACAGGTGGTAAGGATTTAGGTCTTGTCAAAGTAACACGAAGaccatttctgtcatttttttactctttatcTCTTGTTGGTTTGGGCTGCTGTGTTTCCGTTCTCTATCTTTCATGTTAGTTTTATGGCACACAGTTTCATCTCTAATCCGCCATGGAAGCAAAAGGACTGAGAACAtcctttcatcatttttaacacaaaaactTCTAATAGTGGACATTTGATCATGACAACTtacagtacaaaaaaaacagcaaaaaaaatcatgtacACACATATTTGACCTCTCCGTTACAGAATCTTTGTCCTTGTCTTCCATGGAAGAAGTGATAGCATATTTCTGGTTGGTTGTCGGTACAGTCCTGTGCTTAACTTTGCACTTTCACTCTCTTCTTCTAATTCTGGGCGCCTGTACTGCTTGTAAACGTAACACTACTCGACTCTCACTGTTTCTGTCTGACTGCACTGTGCGTGTCTGTCgggtattgtgtgtgtgtgtgtcggtttGCACTGCTTCTAAATGTGTAGgtatgtgtgtttgagtgtgtgtgtatcttgCTTTTATCATTGCATGGCTTTCTGTTCTCATTATTGACCTCTTAGTCCAGGATTCAACATGCTGCTTTTCTGCATTTAGTTTAATGTATAGCTAACAGTTACcataacaaccacaaacaaaacgCTGACACAGGTGATGTTTCTGGTTCACTGAGATGGTTGTAAACGTGACCTCTTGCTATCAAGCCAGCCTAGATGGGATGCTGTACTTAGAGCATGACAAATTCTAATCCCATTAGAATTAGCTTGCCATCATGGCTTGATAAATATGGCCTCattatccacacacacactatcatTCACTTATCTTATCTCCGTCTCTGCATAAGCCGGAGATAGCGTCCAGTAATCCATCAGTATACACCTGCGATGTGAAGCTCTCATTGCATTAGTCATGTAGAAAGTTTCCAGTTGTAATACAAATCTGTGAAACACGCAGATTTTGAGACTAAATTAAGGAATTCAGCAGAATCAAAACCACCTCCGTGACTAACTGCATGCCTTCTGAGGGTGTCCGTGAAGCGAAGAATGCAGGCTCTCGGTTTAAaaatgatctgtttttttttgtgttgtgctTGACATCTTAGTCTCAGGAGGAAGTGTGTGACCTGCTTCATGCCGCCCCCTTCCAGAACATTCTGCCCAGAGTCTACATCAAAggtatgttggaaaaaaatgctcctctcaaaacaagaaaaaaaaacttatttcaaagaggTTTAACCTTGAATTAtgtgaaaaatctgccagtagaacaagtgaatAATGGCTTGGTGAGGTTTCTTGAAGttagatatgatatttagaatattgagatcttaaaattagctgggaaaacttattttaagctctatttaccaggattgtcagattaggtgtcttaacccttctgttgtcctcaGTTAcgtcaccaaaaaatgttgttgccttgtctgaaaagtatccaaaaattcagcaaaaaattccccaaatttataaaaatttgcaaaatcttcaggaagaaaattccttaaaagtgtcccttaaaagtgttattttaaaaaatccccaaatttggcaagaaataaatttttttttttttaaatctaaaaattataaaatttttcaaaaaaaatgaataaaaatcttgcaaaaaaatcctaaaaatatctaaagtgattccgtgcatatcagtaaaaattcaaatattttctttacgaACAATTGGGTAAAATCaaccatttttttcacattttaaattttaaaacgggtcaatttgacccgcaggacgacacgagggttaaaacaacataatttcaaggttgtttgacttaagatatttacaATGCATTCTCGTAAAACAAGTCCCTcaatcttgctgaaatgtcacttcttAAGTAAATTtttcttaaatcaagtgggatgagataTTTTGACTAAAACGAAGAGAAATAGACTTTGTAAgatttgagtttttgcagtgtatacAGTCGGCTTCGAGGCAGCAAATTAAAGACATGAGTGGAAACTGGATTACTCATCGTTTGGAATATGGGGAAGTTTTGTGGGAGCAGCTGACGTGTGTAAGTGAAGCTGTTGGTGTGATGCAGAGGGGAGAGCGTCTGGAGTGAGGATGAAGAGGCTGGAAGCGAAGTACGCCCCTCTCCACCTTGTGCCTCTAATTGAGAGGTTGGGAACCCCACAAGTTGAGTTCAGCACCATCTTCATTTAAGAACGCCGGCAGGCATGAAAACATAAAAGCTGATCCCTTATTTCATGGGGTATTGTGTTACAGTATGTGCTGCgtgtacaaaaagaaaacacatttaacgTCTGAACCCCAAGCTCTGTGTGTTGCCtgtcacttttttccccccctgtgGTCTcgtttttttactgcagtatgaAGTCTTGCACctcaatggaaacagcacaaccatggttagaagtagagaaaactcagTATGTCTTTTGTGGCAGCAAAACAAAGTTATATCACCACAAATAAAATTGGAAAATACTTGATCAACACAAGCAACGTGTTTCCAAGTGTTACCAACAGTGTTGCTTtgcatactatagatattttgcggcctacattttaaatttgttaccATCCTTGTCCTCTGTCTGCTCGTTGTAAACAttggcctgcagttcagcttaGCTCAGCTGAAAAAACCCTCAAGTTTAATGACTAGACAGTTTGTCACACCAAATCATTCATGGCTTCTCAGCTGCAACATGGAGCGCAGATttgtataaaataaaatctggtgatacaaactgttcattttgcttttttttttttttttaaagatgtcaaCGAAAGtgattttggtcaaatattctgGTTTTGGACTTAGATTCAGTTGTTTGGGCAAATTTGGGGAGAATAGTTCCTGCtatacaatataaataaaacccaaagtgacagatgattagttcaagaatgttggaaagttgaaattccagtttttgtaatttcttgtcTGATAAACAATGTAATTTCGACaatttcaggaaaaaaacacaatcatgcCTTTCAGACCTCCTGGTGGGCTTGGGGTTTAGAgagttaaaaatgcattttaatcatttttgttgATTCCATAGTTAAGTATTGTGGACTTTTCTTTCTACCAGCAAATTGCCATTGCTCGCGAGGGAGACCTGCTGACCAAAGAGCGGCCTGTGCTGCGGCCTTTCCATGTCCGAGGTCATCCTAACGCGCATCCGCAGCTTCGCTGCAGGACGGGGTGTGGCGTGGGCCTCCACCCACCAACGGTGTGATGCATGTCGACGAGTGTATGGAGTTCCACCGCCTGTGGAGTGCCATGCAGTTTGTCTACTGCATTCCTGTGGGCACGCACGAGTTCACAGCAGAGTAAGTAATGTCTGGCTGGGGGGTCTACAGTAGGTGTGCGCTCGCATGAACTGGGTATCAAATGAGGTAGAGCAAAGCAGATTGTTGTGATTTTGGTGAAAAATGGgctttactttcacttttgcCTCAAAGGAACCTGGGTGCTTCCTCCCACGGTCAAAATCCATGCATAataggttaactggtgattctaaaatTGGCTAGATAGGTGTAAGCGGTGAGCATGCATGACTGtctgttgtcttatttttgtcctgGTTTGGCGATTTATCAGGGAGTAAAGCAGGTATACCGAATGGATAGATGGAATCAACATCTCCGTCACGTCCTTTTCTGGAACAATAAAATTATTGttatatataattattaaaattttCATTCCACAGTCAGTGAATGTGTCTAAATTGGTGTcacaaattaacatttaaagtgTCTAAAGCATGAGTGCTGGTGAAGCGATCTGAATTTATCTAGAATGAATGATTCCAACATTATCTGTTGTCCTCAAGCTGCTCTGTATTGTCTGAAAAGATTCCCGCTCAGTTCATTAAGTGCCTGCAGCCATGTGAGGGCAGTCGGACAGATATGTTTACAAATCAACAACTGTCATCCACTCTGTTTATGCTTATTATGTGGTTAAAACTTATTCTTATTCAGAAAAACTTTGTTTTCTTGTGGGAagcttctcattaaaacagttcatttttttgtcgtttcttCCTTTCACTTCCTTTTAGCAAAAGTGCAGTTGTGTTTATACTGAAATATTATTGTGCAAACCTTGTTGTGAGACATTTTACAGTGTGATGCGACCATTTGTGACGTGAGATGCAGCTGAATTATCGACCTGCCTACCCGCTGTGCACTAGTTATTGTGCTTGCGTGATTAAAGTAGTGCCCTGAATGTGGTTTTGCTAGAACCGAAAAAGACACCACGAGAAAATACAAGAACGGTTAAAGGGAGCATTTTTTCAGTACATATAAATGTTGCAGACTGCTTTACATGGCCTCTACTTCacgaggagggtcaaaaataaatatgtaaggAGAAAAAGTGGAGTTGTGAATGTGGCCACACTTAAGATCCAGACAGGAAGCAGTTTGCGTGTCATGCTTCTCCCTTCTGTCGCCGTAGCAGCTGATAAAACAACTAAAGGGTATTCTTTGCATCAAAAGTGGCGAGCTGCTGTTGCACAATTCATAATGCAGTCTTGTCACATCTTCGTATGTCTTGTGCCCTGCTTAATGGAAACATAACTCCTGTGTTGTCCCTCCAGGCAGTGCTTCGGGGAGGTCTGAACTGGGCCGGCTGTGCCATCATTGTCCTGTTAGGACAGCAGCGTCGCTTGACCTCTTTGGACTTTTGCTACCACCTGCTCAAAGTCCCAAAGGCAGGACGGCAAGGACgaaatcatcaaaaatgtggTGAGTATACTTTGTCCgctacacattttttaaacgtTTGGCTTGTTTTTCCTGCAGCCATATCAGTAATATATCCCTCTTTACTTGTTTTCCCTCAACAGCCCCTGAAGAAGATGGCAGACCGCATCAGAAAATACCAGATCCTCAACAATGAGATATTGCCATCCTCAACAAGTACATGAAGGCTGTGGAGACGGACAGTTCCACTGTGGAGCATGTTCGCTGCTTCCAGCCACCTATACACCAATCCCTGGCTACCACCTGTTGAAAAAGACCCTAACAAatagtgcacacacacagacacacacatccccacacacacacatactctgAGACACACACATTCCCCTTAGCTGTGATGCTAATTTCTGCCTCTTGCTGGTCTATGAGAGGTATAGGTTGCCACAATGGATCCACTCTGGCTGTAAGAATCCAAAGACAAATCCTCTTAAACTGTTCTTCTATTTAAAAACATGACTGTCTTTGgattcttccaaaaaaaaaaagtggaccaGACCAGAGGTGGCGGTGTATATTCacacctttttctttctttttcttttgctctgTGTGACTCACACTCAGACTCATGCATGCCTTCTCTTGTTCCTTAAAATGCACACCCGTGTGCGTTGGACCACAGACACAGATGCCAAAAGAGAATCTCTATCCTTACAATCTGAAGCCCTATTTGGCTGCAGATATTTGAAATTACAGCCTTTCAGAATTTGCAATCATGAgctgaggcaaaaaaaaatctaacaaggGTTAAATACTATACTAAATAGTGCAAGAAATGACTAATTTTCTAAGTTATATGAAGATCTTTTAAGTGCAACATGGTGCTCTAAAGTGCTCCTACAGCTACTAACAGTACACGTACAGGCACCAGTGCACCTGTGCTATCGCTATGCGTGTCCCCTATTAAGACCCAAACTTGTCTGTCGTGATACATTTCAATCTCTCACTCATTTGTATGATAATCTGGTCTCCCGTGTCCATGATGCATAGTGTCTGTCATGATGCATTGGAATACTCTTATTCATTACTTCTTCTCCACCTCGCTTGCTTTCAAAGAAATTGAGGTACATTGCAGTTtttgatttgcttttgtttacCTTAAGCGCCCCCTGTCTGGTTTTCTTGCCAccgaacacttttttttaattattatttggtACTAGTACCACTGTAAATTTCACTGTTGAACAAAGTGAAGTGTTGAGTGTTGtaagtgtttttaattattaatatttttatttacacatccTTGGTATACTTGCCTCTCTTCTATTGACTGGAAACCTCAtcaactgttttattttccccGTATTTTGTCTGTTGGAAAGATTTTTATATTCTATACATGAATACAGTGATATTATTTAcaatttgggaaaaaaaaaatctgagagtttaaaaaaaacaacacatgaaaCACGATTAGAAAATACCTCTAGGTTGTATAAAGACAGTGCTGTACTAGATTAACATGTTTTGAGTGTG containing:
- the cyfip2 gene encoding LOW QUALITY PROTEIN: cytoplasmic FMR1-interacting protein 2 (The sequence of the model RefSeq protein was modified relative to this genomic sequence to represent the inferred CDS: inserted 2 bases in 2 codons; deleted 3 bases in 3 codons) yields the protein MTTHVTLEDALSNVDLLEELPLPDQQPCIEPPPSSIMYQANFDTNFEDRNAFVTGIARYIEQATVHSSMNEMLEEGHEYAVMLYTWRSCSRAIPQVKCNEQPNRVEIYEKTVEVLEPEVTKLMKFMYFQRKAIERFCSEVKRLCHAERRKDFVSEAYLLTLGKFINMFAVLDELKNMKCSVKNDHSAYKRAAQFLRKMADPQSIQESQNLSMFLANHNRITQCLHQQLEVIPGYEELLADIVNICVDYYENKMYLTPSEKHMLLKVMGFGLYLMDGNVSNIYKLDAKKRINLSKIDKFFKLQVVPLFGDMQIELSRYIETSAHYEENKSKWTCTQSSISPQYNLCEQMVQIREDHIRFISELARYSNSEVVTGSGLDSQKSDEEYRELFDLALRGLQLLSKWSTHVMEVYSWKLVHPTDKFCNKDCPGTAEEYERATRYNYTSEEKFALVEVIAMIKGLQVLMGRMESVFNQAIRNTIYAALQDFAQMTLREPLRQAVRKKKNVLISVLQAIRKTVCDWEGAREPPNDPCLRGEKDPKGGFDIKVPRRAVGPSSTQLYMVRTMLESLIADKSGSKKTLRSSLDGPIVVAIEDFHKQSFFFTHLLNFSEALQQCCDLSQLWFREFFLELTMGRRIQFPIEMSMPWILTDHILETKEPSMMEYVLYPLDLYNDSGYYALTKFKKQFLYDEIEAEVNLCFDQFVYKLADQIFAYYKAMAGSVLLDKRFRAECKNYGVIIPYPPSNRYETLLKQRHVQLLGRSIDLNRLITQRISAAMYKSLDHAISRFESEDLTSIVELEWLLEINRLTHRLLSKHMTLDSFDAMFREANHNVSAPYGRITLHVFWELNFDFLPNYCYNGSTNRFVRTAIPFTQEPQRDKPANVQPYYLYGSKPLNIAYSHIYSSYRNFVGPPHFKTICRLLGYQGIAVVMEELLKIVKSLLQGTILQYVKTLIEVMPKICRLPRHEYGSPGILEFFHHQLKDIIEYAELKTDVFQSLREVGNAILFCLLIEQALSQEEVCDLLHAAPFQNILPRVYIKEGRASGVRMKRLEAKYAPLHLVPLIERLGTPQQIAIAREGDLLTKERLCCGLSMSEVILTRIRSFLQDGVWRGPPPTNGVMHVDECMEFHRLWSAMQFVYCIPVGTHEFTAEQCFGXGLNWAGCAIIVLLGQQRRLTSLDFCYHLLKVQRQDGKDEIIKNVPLKKMADRIRKYQILNNEIXAILNKYMKAVETDSSTVEHVRCFQPPIHQSLATTC